In a single window of the Bacillus rossius redtenbacheri isolate Brsri chromosome 8, Brsri_v3, whole genome shotgun sequence genome:
- the LOC134535048 gene encoding protein O-glucosyltransferase 2-like — protein sequence MCLTLLMGISIIFLLLPCEPVLTLMIDPKLCEVWGPGLSASDIVMPARYFFIQAVDVSGTKLTLSPGEVFTVEISGTSGARVCRVWVNVLDRRDGSFIVRYKVYNSCVDFRIQITHQGEHVADSPYAVTGTVNGEECLCPVESMSTWLKQYGCPSSYSQIDSDLNKFTAVNFTSLRSGLIKRYDHPGSMSICNYVIKDSQIHRKCYGQHVGFKMFVDAILLSLARKVRLPDMEFFFNLGDWPLVKAEQGHRDPVFAWCGSDDTDDIVVPTYDLTEATLECMGRVTLDMLSVQGNTDVPWRDRAEKAFWRGRDSRRERLQLIEIARKHPHLFNASLTNFFFFRDQEADYGPKEKHISFFRFFDYKYVINIDGTVAAYRLPYLLAGGSLVLKQESKYYEFFYKSLEPWKHYVPFSQDLGDLVQRVSWAKQHDARAEAIAGEGRRFAQEHLLPQHVFCYHAVLLHEWSRRVESPVSVLEGMEPVPQPHSDCPCAREASRPHTEL from the exons atgtgtttaacattattaatgggaattagtattatatttttattgttaccGTGTGAACCAGTATTAACTCTTATGATAGATCCGAAACTGTGCGAAGTATGGGGACCAGGATTGTCTGCTTCTGATATTGTGATGCCGGCGCGGTACTTCTTCATTCAGGCTGTTGATGTTTCTGGTACCAA GCTGACGCTGTCCCCGGGTGAAGTGTTCACCGTGGAGATATCCGGCACGAGCGGTGCGAGGGTGTGTCGGGTGTGGGTGAACGTTCTGGATCGGAGGGACGGCAGCTTCATCGTCCGCTACAAGGTCTACAACAGCTGTGTGGACTTCCGCATCCAGATAACGCACCAAGGAGAGCACGTTGCGGATTCTCCTTACGCGGTGACAG GTACAGTTAATGGAGAAGAATGTCTATGTCCAGTCGAATCCATGTCGACGTGGTTGAAACAGTACGGTTGTCCATCCTCATACTCGCAGATAGACTCCGATCTGAACAAATTCACAGCAGTCAACTTCACAAGTTTACGCAGCGGTTTGATTAAGAGATACGACCACCCAGGCAGCATGAGTATCTGCAACTACGTAATTAAAGACAGCCAG ATCCACAGGAAATGCTACGGGCAACATGTTGGGTTCAAAATGTTTGTGGACGCAATCCTGCTGTCGCTGGCACGCAAAGTCCGTCTTCCCGATATGGAATTTTTCTTTAACCTGGGAGACTGGCCTCTGGTGAAGGCAGAGCAAGGACACCGGGACCCCGTTTTTGCTTGGTGCGGGTCTGACGACACAGACGACATAGTTGTGCCCACCTACGACCTCACAGAGGCCACCCTAGAGTGCATGGGCAG AGTGACCCTGGACATGCTCTCCGTCCAGGGCAACACGGATGTCCCGTGGCGGGACCGGGCGGAGAAGGCGTTCTGGCGCGGACGAGACTCGCGCAGGGAGCGACTGCAACTGATAGAGATCGCCCGCAAACATCCGCACCTCTTCAATGCATCTCTCACCAACTTCTTCTTCTTCAGGGATCAGGAGGCCGATTATGGGCCAAAGGAGAAGCATATCTCTTTTTTCAGGTTCTTTGAT TACAAGTACGTGATCAACATAGACGGCACCGTAGCGGCGTACCGGCTGCCGTACCTCCTGGCAGGGGGATCCCTGGTGCTGAAGCAGGAGTCCAAGTACTACGAGTTCTTCTACAAGTCGCTGGAGCCGTGGAAGCACTACGTGCCGTTCAGCCAAGACCTCGGCGACCTGGTGCAGAGGGTGTCGTGGGCGAAGCAGCACGACGCACGGGCGGAGGCCATCGCCGGAGAGGGCCGTCGCTTCGCGCAGGAACACCTGCTGCCACAGCACGTGTTCTGCTACCACGCCGTGCTGCTGCAC GAGTGGAGCCGGCGAGTCGAGAGCCCCGTGTCCGTGCTGGAAGGCATGGAGCCAGTGCCCCAGCCTCACTCCGACTGCCCGTGCGCCCGCGAGGCGAGCCGCCCGCACACCGAGCTGTGA